In the Anaerolineae bacterium genome, CCCCTGGCTGTCCGACGGCGGCGGGATCACGCCGGCCCTGCGGGAAGTCGGCCGGCGCGTTCAGGAACTCTATGCCCTCGGCTATGGGATGGACGAGGAAAGCCGGCAGAACCCGCGCCAATACCTGGCCCGCTCCCTGGCCTGGTATGTGACCGACCGGCGCGCCCTGAATGTCGCGGACCCGGCCGTGGAAAGGCTTCTCAAGCATACCCTTATGGACGAGCGCTTCTGGAAGGGAATCCTGGAAGCACGGCGCTGAACCCACCGTCTCGTCCGGTGACGGTCACACCGGGAGGATCGCCTTTCCGTGGGGGAGATCATCCGTTATCCGGATAGTTCTCCAGCCAGACACGCTTTTGGCTGGCGTACCAGACCTGCCCCAGGTTCACCAGATAATGGGCGAGGAAGCACGGCAGGACGCTTTGCCGCCAGAGAAAGAGGCCGGCGAACAGCAGTCCCAGCCCGCCGGCGGCCACCATCCCCAGCCGGCCCTGTGCCAGATGGGTGATCCCGAAGATCGCTGATCCCACCAGCACCGGTATTGCCGCCGGCAGCCAGCGGGAAAATCCCCCCACCCAGATGGCGCGGAAGAGCAGTTCTTCGCTCAATGCAGTCAAGCAGAACGCAAGGGGGACGAACAGCCATTCCCTGCGGGAGCGCGGCAGGATGGCGCGCATCAGCGCCGGCGAGTATATCCCCGGCCCCCATTTCCGCACGCCCGCCCGCACCAGCCAGTTGAGAGGCGCCGGCAGAGCCAGCCCGATGCTTACTCCCAGCGCCACGTCCAGCTTCCAGTCCGTGCTCTGCAGGCCGAAGCGCGCCGGCGGCAGGCCGCTGATGCCCATCAACCCCAGGCACAGCAGGATCAGCATGCCGTAGGCGGCCAACTGGGCCGGATGCACCAGCAGATTGACGTCCAGGCGCCATTGACGAAGCCAGCGTGCGGTGGCCAACGCCAGCGCGCTGATGCCGGCCGTCAGCCCCAGTGAACCTGCGATAAATACGCCGGCCCGCACCCACGTCAGCATAGGCGCCTCACTGTGCCGGCGTCAGGGCATACCAGTACGGCGCCGGCTCGGTGGTCGCCGGCGCCAACGCGCTGACGGCGAGCACCGCCCGGCGCACCTGCCGGCCGAAACCCTCGATGCGAAACGTGCCCCTCTGCGACTCGTCCAGTTCCAGACGCGCCACCGCCGGCACCTCATCCGCCCCCCACGTGATCACCTGCACCAGATACCGTTGGGGGAGCACATTATCGGTACGGATGAAGCCCTGGGGCTCCCAACCGCCATCTCCCCCTTCAAAGTCCTCCGCATAGCCGATCTCCGGGATGCGTACATCGTCCAGGAACAACCCGGGATGGTTGACGGAGTCATCGGTGGTCATCTCAAAGCGGAGCAGGATAACCCGGCCGGCGAAAGGCGTCAAGTCCACCACCTCCTCCACCCAGACGGGCATCGTTCCCCCGCCGCTCGTCCCGGTATAGGCCGGCCCGAAGCTGTTGCCGTGGGGGTTGGTGGTCACGCTGTGCCGGCCGGCCAAAATGTGCCAGCTCCTGCCGCCGTCGGCCGAAACCTCCGCATAGGCATAGTCCCAGTCCGGCTCGATGTCGTACCACAGCCAGGCCTGCAGGGTCGCCGACTGCACGTTTCGCAGGTCGAACTCCCGCGTGAGGCTGGAACTGCTGTCGTCGCCGCGGTTGGACCACCACATCCACCTGCCGCTGTGCGCCGAAAGGGGAGCCAGGAGCGTCTCCGGCACGCCGCGGAAGCTCAGCTCCAGGTCCTCGCCGGCCCCTCCTTCCAGCAGGATGTAATCCACGCCGTAAGGGCGCACCGACCCGTGCCCCTGCGCCGGGTAGGCGTGATGCTGGGCCGCCGGCGCCGGCGCGTCCAGCGCCAGCTCGCGGTACTGGTACATACCCGTGCCGCCGGCGGAATCCAGATAATTGGCCACCGCCCAGTCGGCAAAGAGGCTTTCGAAGCGTTCCGGCTGGCCCAGCTCCATCAGCACCGCATCAAAGGCCGCCGAACCGTTGGCCGGCGAGCCGGCGATGCGCCGGAAGACCTCCGGCCCCAGCCGCTCCAGCGCATACTCCAGGAAGAGGAAGCCGGCGCCGTAGTGCGGGAAGGGGGATTCATCACCTATGGCCCAGGCGGTCAACTGCGTATCGGTGCTCTCCAGATAGGCGCGAATATAATGCGGCACGACGAAGCCATTCAGGTGCTCTGCCAGCACCGAAAGCCCTTCGTTCATCCATGCGTCCTCGTTACGGTCCACATGCCACTGGATCATGTGCTGGAACTCATGGGCCAGCGTGGCGTCGTAGGCGTCGGTGCCCGGCCGGCGGGCGTTCAGGTTGATGAAGAAGATCTCGCGCTCGTTGCTGTACGGGTTGACGGCGCGGGGGAACTCGCTGGGGCTGTAGAAATAGCCGGCCACCCCAGGCACCGCCCCATTAAACACATGGATGCGCGGGTCGCTGTCCACGCCGGGCGTCCATTCGGAGCCGAAGAAGCCCCGGTTGGTGGGATATATCTGGCGGTCAAAGCGCTCCGCGGAGCGCCGCAGGTCATCCTTCGGTACATCAAAGCCGTCCTGCACCCACATGTAGAGGTGGTCGGAGATATAGCGCAGGGTGGCGGTGACGGCGTAATGGGCGCCGGCATCCTCATCCGTGATCCAGAAGGTGTCCCTATCCCCCAGACGGTAGGCCGGCGGGGTCGCGTGCGCGATCGGCGATATCAGGATGCCCGGCCGGGAGAAGCGCTGTGCCAAGGCGATGGGGTCCCGCGCCGGCATCTCCGCCCTCTGCAGTGCCTCGATGGTGGAGAGGGTGGGCGTGGCCGTCGGGCTGGGGATGGGCGTCG is a window encoding:
- a CDS encoding CPBP family intramembrane metalloprotease, encoding MLTWVRAGVFIAGSLGLTAGISALALATARWLRQWRLDVNLLVHPAQLAAYGMLILLCLGLMGISGLPPARFGLQSTDWKLDVALGVSIGLALPAPLNWLVRAGVRKWGPGIYSPALMRAILPRSRREWLFVPLAFCLTALSEELLFRAIWVGGFSRWLPAAIPVLVGSAIFGITHLAQGRLGMVAAGGLGLLFAGLFLWRQSVLPCFLAHYLVNLGQVWYASQKRVWLENYPDNG
- a CDS encoding immune inhibitor A codes for the protein MKPLARRRIVYTLLFLCLVLAGFWLVGHFRAGPAAPTATPIAAAAPTPAASPTPTPSAAPTHTPAPTLTPTPIPSPTATPTLSTIEALQRAEMPARDPIALAQRFSRPGILISPIAHATPPAYRLGDRDTFWITDEDAGAHYAVTATLRYISDHLYMWVQDGFDVPKDDLRRSAERFDRQIYPTNRGFFGSEWTPGVDSDPRIHVFNGAVPGVAGYFYSPSEFPRAVNPYSNEREIFFINLNARRPGTDAYDATLAHEFQHMIQWHVDRNEDAWMNEGLSVLAEHLNGFVVPHYIRAYLESTDTQLTAWAIGDESPFPHYGAGFLFLEYALERLGPEVFRRIAGSPANGSAAFDAVLMELGQPERFESLFADWAVANYLDSAGGTGMYQYRELALDAPAPAAQHHAYPAQGHGSVRPYGVDYILLEGGAGEDLELSFRGVPETLLAPLSAHSGRWMWWSNRGDDSSSSLTREFDLRNVQSATLQAWLWYDIEPDWDYAYAEVSADGGRSWHILAGRHSVTTNPHGNSFGPAYTGTSGGGTMPVWVEEVVDLTPFAGRVILLRFEMTTDDSVNHPGLFLDDVRIPEIGYAEDFEGGDGGWEPQGFIRTDNVLPQRYLVQVITWGADEVPAVARLELDESQRGTFRIEGFGRQVRRAVLAVSALAPATTEPAPYWYALTPAQ